A section of the Pedobacter sp. HDW13 genome encodes:
- a CDS encoding DinB family protein, translating into MLQQFCSYNNWANSILLTTLKEQANILPQSCINLFSHIINAQMIWLYRINDEVPPVSVWQQHDLETCSRLLAESGQGLAAIENPDDDLLPLVQYQNSTGKAFQTSIPDILLHVFNHGTYHRAQIAKEMKLNDIDPVNTDYIQFVRLKS; encoded by the coding sequence ATGTTACAACAATTTTGCAGCTATAACAACTGGGCCAATTCAATTCTGCTAACCACTTTAAAAGAGCAAGCCAATATATTGCCCCAATCGTGCATCAATCTCTTTAGCCACATCATCAATGCACAAATGATTTGGTTGTACCGCATTAATGACGAGGTGCCACCAGTAAGCGTTTGGCAACAGCACGATCTCGAAACCTGTAGCAGGTTGTTGGCCGAAAGCGGGCAGGGGTTGGCCGCGATCGAAAACCCTGATGATGATTTGTTGCCCTTGGTTCAGTATCAGAACTCTACGGGTAAAGCCTTCCAGACTTCAATTCCTGATATTTTGCTGCATGTTTTTAATCACGGTACTTACCATCGCGCGCAAATTGCAAAAGAAATGAAACTGAACGACATTGATCCGGTTAACACTGATTATATCCAGTTTGTGAGGCTAAAATCCTAA